The sequence below is a genomic window from Gossypium hirsutum isolate 1008001.06 chromosome A11, Gossypium_hirsutum_v2.1, whole genome shotgun sequence.
CTTAGCCAAGAACCAACAACCAAACACAAACTGATAACAGCAAAcaatcataattttatttaatttccaaTCATCTCTACAACCAATCCATCAACACAAATGACAGAATCATAACTTGCTAATATTTTTAGGAGCATTTTGGTTTTAGTTTACAACAACGCATAACACTGTTAACTTTTGTTCTCCGTTGGTAAAGCATCAAACTCTTACATTCTTTGCGCtctcaaatttttaaaagaaaaaaagaagaccTTTATATTGTAATAACTTTCACCTTTAGCttttaagaataataattattacaagtCCATACCCTAAGGTTTAATATGCTTTTCAGATCTTTCCATTGACATCTTCGTTCATTGAGAGCTGCATATGTTTGGGTTTCTCCTGGATATTATTATGCTCTAAATCCCATTTGCTTGGTTCTTCTTCTATAATTCCTCTTTTCCTATATTTGCAGTAAAGTCCAAGTTGCAATATGCCCAAGGGGAGGCCAACCAGATTTGGTGACTGccatatataataacatataaactATGTcagaaaaaaaacatttattgatttttgtaaaaaaattataaaaatcaaatgaagctTTCTTTTGAAATGATAAAATCCAAGGTTTAACTACAATGATGTTAGTTCAAATGTTGTTATGCatcagtttttttttatataaaatataaacagttaaaaatatctttataataatattatttttatatttttataagtgtaatttattttttttaaatatgttaataaaaaaatttatgagatttaaatttaaaactttaaacattcaactattttttttatttttatcaatctCGATGCGCCAtaatgtaataaatataatacgAACCGCTAGAAGGAGATCGTGACTCAGTTGTCCATACGCCAACCAAAGAACACTAGCCAAGAACgagaaaaaagataaataaaacgGCATAAATTCCACACTCTTTGTCATTATCACTTGTTTCtgcaaatttaaaataaagaaaaataatcaatttcCACACGAGGATGACACGAATCACGCTGAAAACAAtagaattttcttttcttttttaaagggCTTACCACGACGACAAGTGGAGCAGCATACATTGCCACTGAAGCCACCAGCCCAATAGTCCCAACAAAAACTTTCCGATGATGATGATCATGAAATACGAAAGCCGATGTAATTGCAGTTACGGTAAATATTACCATAACCATCGTCGTTATGGTACCAGCTTTAATCTGCAAATTTTTTCACCAAGCTACCATCAATGGTGATCACATgataatgaaagaagaaaaagaaaaacagggTTTTATTAAGAAACTCGCCTTTCCTCTTGTTGGAGCAAACCAAAGATAGATGAAGATGAAAGATAACTCTAAGATGATCCCTAAACCATTAATGGTGATGACAGGGAAATTTTCCCACTTGTAGCTCACAACAGGCAATCCATACCATGTGTAAAGGAGACAATTCGATAGTGCAACGATGTATGGGATGCATGAGAATTCTTCAGTGCTTCTTTTCCTTACTACCCTTGTAAAAGTCAAGCTGTACAACAAATATATTTGTTTATCacgtatgtatgcatgtatgtatgtgtaGGGATATATTGACATTACATTGGTGCAGCATAAAGCAACAAAGAAGAAGCATTGCCTGCAAGAGAAAGATCGTGTAGGTATTATGCTTTTTGTATCagcaaaaaactttaaaaaaaaaaaagtatagagGAGATGAGAGAATTAAATACCCATGATACCAACTGCTAGGCGTAGCCTATCACCCATGATTTTGTacctaaaaagaaacaaaaaatggtCCCTAAGATGGAGAAATAAAATGGTCCAAAAGGTGTGAAAAACTTCATAAAAAAAACTACATAATTTAGTTATGTCTTATGGATTGTTTTAATGAGCTTGCAGGGATATAAATACCAGTGAGATATTGGATTTTATTCATGAAAAAAAGTGGGGGAAGAAGAATAGGAAtagttattatatattttttaaattgagagaatttaagAATAGGAAGTGCTGTCTACGTCTTATAGGGACTTGTGGATGCCAATAGCTTGATTTtaataagaatgaaaaataaaataaaggtttttttttctctaattgtTCTGTTAGGTTTGATAATAAGGTCAaatggaaaatggaaaatgaagtATATATCTTCTGTTTATGGTTAGTGGAATATATCTCTAGCTAGCACTCCCATTACCCCCACTCGGAACACTAATTTCTTAGTATTTAGTTGTTTACCCCCAACTTTCGTTCAAGGGGTAATATTTTCACTCATAAATTTCTTACAATTAATAGAGTATGAGTTGGAGTTTAATCATGTGCAATATCGAATGTTTTACATTTTCAAGCAATTATTAAGCCACTATAATTCTATGAATTAGTCACTTTTTCGTGCTTTCAATAAaatcatttatgaacttactcgacAAACTTGACaagagtaaaattaaaaattttatttaaaggaAGTCAATATAagattataaaatttgttttacaACCATAAATATAACAGTACCGGATTAAACAATATTTTGGAATAAAATGGCTTAATACATAATTTGGTATTcgagtttgacactttttttaATGTGGTACTCGTGTTAATTGTTTGGTTCAGTTTGTTACTTgtatttgacaaaaattatacattttggtaCCCAAAAGTAATgatgttaactttttagtgtttaattcgagttttaggattgatttgataaaagttaattgctaatattgttaggtttaaatttttcatgaatttgtttaatttccaTTTAACTTGTCAAATACAGTCCAATGGATGTGATTTACTTCGGGTTTTAGGGTtcatttgatgaaagttaattgttaCTTTTCATTAGACCAGCCCTAAAACCTGAGTTAAGcactaaaaaattaacataattaattttgggtatcaaaatatataactttgtCAAATACATATACCAGATTGAACCAAAAAATAACAAAGTACCACATTAGAGAAAAGTGTCAAACTTAGGTACTAAATTATGTGTTAagtctaataaaatattttaataattttacactacataaaataaaataaaatttcaaataaataaacgtatatatttaaataataactaattacactaattaataaaataaatgatcgATCAACGGGATGAGAAGTATAATCGTCAAAAGGGGTCCTGGTTTCTAAGACAGATGTGTTGCTTGATGGAAGAGGAGGGGGCTCAGTTCAATGGCTGGTTCTTGATAGTATTGAATAGGAGTGAGTAAAACTCAATTcaattcgaaaaaataaaataaaatttaaattttgagttaattaaattgagttatttaatcaaatcgagttattcaaattatttgagtcaacttgaataagtaattcgagtttcgagtttcgagtttgaattaagtttaattttacaattagaataattcgaataataaattggtataaatacccttttggtccctatcaagttttaaaatgagcaaattggtctctctcaacacaaattacaaaaaaaattaaaaaaaatttccaaaattcaaaataaattttaaaattcaaattatttataaaaatttcaatttttttaaattataaaattttcaaaaaaattctaaaaaaatatataaagaaagttaaaagattaaaattgtttagaataataatttttgggacctaaataaattaattaatgattcaagtttatcattctaaagtattattattattttgctttgaattttttttcaaatttatgtactttaacatgaaattagttatacatgttgtaacaatattttaatttgacatgtttaatttttgaatttaactcTAAGAATTTCACTATATTTAAGTCGAATTTAATCTCACTCtatttgattcgaaaaaaaattcaaattaagttagatgataaaataggacttgtcaactcaattaatttaaaaaaaaacatttcaatcaatttgatagAATGTTCGCCCTTAGTATCCAAAGCGGTAATACCTaataattataaagtaaaaatgaTAATGTAAAACACTTGAATTATTACTTACAATTATTGTACGCTCCATTTTGTGGACTCTTTCTTGGATTCTTCCTGGAGACAACATCTATATatcactcatctatcatcatccCCCAATTTCCACACCTACGCGTTTTCGTTtggaagaaaaaaagggaaatgtATAGAGAAATTGCTTACAATAATCTTCGTTGTTCCCTTGAAATTTGatctgtttttcttcttcttcatgtaGGATTGTAGATTAGGTGATACTTATATCATTAAAAGAGACAAGTTTAGTCTTGATTAATGATTGTAGGCTCCATTTTGTCAACTCTCACCTTCTTAGAGTCTTCCTGGAAAGAGCATCTATAACCCTGAATTTCCACACTTACTCCCTCCCATAGCTATTATTATACCGATAGATTCATTTCGGAAAGTAAAACAGAAATTTCTTACACAAGtcctttgtttttccctcgaatTTTCATCTGTTTTTCTCCTTTCTCATGCTCATATACTTATTGTTTCTACTTTGTTTCTGAGTTATTGAGCCGTCTATTTTCTGTTTTGAACATTACATCCACATATTTTTTCTTCTCATACATCCTCATGTCGTTATTACTTTCGACTTCCTCATCCATTTCTAGAAAGAAGTACGATGTGTTCTTGAGTTTTAGAGGTGAAGATACCCGCAAGAGCTTTACGGATCATCTCTACCATGCTCTAAATAGAAGTGGGATCGTCACTTTTAGAGATGATCCAAAGTTGGAGGCTGGTGAAGAGATCGCACCGGAACTCTTCAAAGCAATTCAGCAATCATGGTGCTCGGTAATCATTTTTCCGAGACCTATGCCCTTTCTGGTTGGTGCTTGGAGGAGCTTGCGGAGAttgttaaacaaaaaaaatgacaaGGCTCATAAAGTATTTCCAATTTTCTACCATGTTGATCCATCcgatttaagaaaacaaaaaggaaaagttgAAGAAGCCTTTGCCAAACAGGAAGAAAGATACAAGGAAGATAAAGACAAGATCCAAAAGTGGAGAAATGCTTTGACTGAAGTGGCTAACATCTCGGGATGGCATTTAAATAATaggtatttctttcttttcttctctatttCCTAATTTTAATGACTacaaaattgtgtttttattgcatcttattttttataattttgtgtttaattaagAATTCCCATATTTCAACTAACGAGCAACTTGTGTATTTTGATGCTATAATATATCTTACCGTCTTATTCTTTGCTTTTTGTTTGCTTCCAACCATATTATACTTCATGGTTCACTGAACTAAAAATGAAAGAGTGCATATCGGAATTTAATTTCTTTGTAGGCACGAATCAGAGTTTATCAAAGATATTGTTAAGAAGATATCAGCGAAATTATGTCAAACATATCCAGTTGTTCATGATGAGTTGGTTGGAATTAGTTTACCTTTGGAGGAGTTGTATTCAAAAATAAACATTGGGGAAGACGATGTCCGCATTATTGGAATTTACGGAATGGGTGGCATCGGTAAAACAACTCTTGCAAAAGTTGCTTACGCTGAAATGTTGCCTCATTTTGAAGGTAAATGTTTTCTTGCTGATATTCGAGAAGTTTCAAACAAACATGGACTTGTTTATTTACAGAAACAACTTCTTTCTCAAATCTTTCCGGATGAatgcttcaatttttttaatgttcatAAAGGGAATGACATTATTAGCCACAGGTTGTCTAGTAAAAAGGTTCTTGTTGTTCTTGATTATGTCGATAACATACAACACTTGAAATGCTTGGTTGGAAGGCATGATTGGTTCAATTTAGGGAGTAGGATCATTGTAACAACAAGAGATGAACATTTGCTCCGATCTTATCGAATTGATGATGTGTATAAACCTACAACATTGAATCTCAACGATGCACTAAGGCTTTTCAATTTGAAAGCTTTTGATGGTGACACAATGCCGAAATATGATTTTATTGAGCTTTCTGAACATGTTGTACGTTATGCTAATGGTCTCCCCTTAGCTCTTGAAGTTTTGGGTTCATTTTTGTGCAATAGAGATATAGTTCAATGGAGAAGTACAATTGAAAGACTTAAAGAAGATCCTAACAAGGAAATTCTTAACACACTGAGAATTAGCTTCGATGGAttagaagaaaaggaaaagaatatATTTCTAGATATAGCATGCTTTTTCAATGGTGAGAAGAAAGATCTGGTAATGAAAGTATTGGATGGTTGTAAGTTTTTTCTAGATATTGGAATCGATGTTCTCATTAAGAAATCTCTCATAAAAGTAAGTGATGACAACCAATATTTACGGATGCATGCCTTGTTGcaagaaattggaagaaaaattgttgaaaaaaaatgTGTTGATGAACCTGGAAAACGTTGTAGATTGTGGAAGGAAAGGGATGTTCATCATGTCCTCACAAAAAAACACGGTAAATCATTGAAcaaaaattatatacaaatttttctttttatcaatatATGATGTAAATCCAAAGCTTAGTCTAATTGGTTTACATATGGATCCTTAACTCACATTGAGTAGCCTTAAGATAATTTCCATTTGTTGATTATAAATACTAATAATGATTtgtaatataagtgtttaattttattgaattattctcattaaaaaatattttatttactatattttGACCAAAAGATTGTGATAATGTTGAACATGtatgtaaattttaaatgttttattgtacaatttagataatttattttGTCTTCTTATTGTCTATTCTTGATTACTTTTAGGCTACCGAAGTGATTGAAGGTATGATCATCGACAATAAAAGGTAAGaaaacatacatataaatttatcaatatgtactattaatattattgttattattttttgtaaaaaatccaacaaaaaacaacaacaacaaaacctTTTAGCTTTACTTAGTAtagtagaaaaaaaaatcaaaatggtGAAAAACTTGAGTGGAAAGATGGAAAATTGAATGGAAAATATATTTCTCTCCTTACTATTGTTTGGTATAACGAAAAGTGATaaggaaagaataaaaaaaattgaaaataaaatatctcTTTCACATTGTCTTCCTCTTCATTCTAATTTGGAAGGATTTATGTTCATTCATTGTAATTGATCATCTATCGAGCAATATATTGAATGTCTTTGAATATTTTGAAGCTCATTTTTGTTTTACTCATGGTTATTAGGGAATCGAGCAAGATACTCAATTTGAGTGCCGATACCTTCTTAAAGATGAAAAACTTGAGATTGCTCAAAGTGCTTAGCGTATCAAAGTGTGGTGAtctcaaatatctttctaatgAACTACGGCTTTTAGATTGGACAGGATATCCTTTAAGATTTTTACCTTCAAGCTTCCAACCAGACAATCTTGTTGCACTTCTTCTACCATATAGTCACATTAAACAACTATGGAAGGGAAATAGAGTAAGAATTAACTCATCTTATCCTtatgttttagcttattttaatataaatgattaaactttgattaaggtaaaaaaaaagaGCATTATTATGTTTTCTCATTTCTTTCTAATTTATTATGGTCTTCAACAGCCCCTCTATAAATTGAAAATTATCAACCTTAAAGGGTCCCAAAACCTAATCAAGACACCAGACTTCACAACAGCATCAAATCTTGAAGTTTTGATTTTGAAAGGTTGTGCTAAATTAGTGGATCTTCATCCATCAATCGGAGTGCTTAAGAGCCTTAaacttttgaatttaagagaTTGCAAAAGTCTTAGGAGTCTTccgaccaaaattgaaatggaatCTCTTGAAGCATTAATTCTTTCGGGTTGCTCAAGTCTTGTAAGGTTTCCTGATATTGATGAGAAAATGGAACGTCTAAAAACTCTAGATCTTTCCGGTTGTTATAGAGTTGAAAATTTATTGGAGAATTTGCAGCAATCGAAGTTTCGACCAAATTTGTCTTCTCTTTTCAAGGTATTCCAAGGAAGAAGGACGACTCCCATGGCTTCGATGTTACCTTTGTTGTCAGGTTTGAGTTCATTAAGACGGTTAAATCTAAGGGACTGCAATCTTTGTGAAGGAGATATTCCACGTGATATTTCTGGTCTATCCTCTTTGACAGATCTTGATCTTAGTGGTAACAATTTCAGCAGCATACCTGCATCTCTTATTGGACTCTCGAAGCTTGGGTTTCTTACGTTGTCAAATTGCAACATGTGCACTCTTGGTGAAGCAGATATTCAAAGTTATATTTCTGGTCTATCCTCTTTGGTACATCTTAATCTTAGTGTTAACAATTTCATCAACATACCTGCATCTCTTACTAGACTCTCCAAGCTTTAGTTTCTTGCATTGGTAAATTGCAAGATGCTTAAATCGTTGCCTGAGCTACCGACGAGGGTAGGAAATGTGAATATAGAAGGTTGTTCTTCACTTGAAGCATGCAATTTAGTGGATTTGGGTGTCCTTAGAGCCATTAACTGCTTCAAATGGGCTGAGAATATCAATCCATTAACACTGCTGAAAAAACATTTTAAGGTCTATTAATCTCTTTTTTGTCCCTTACAAAATTTCATACTCGACAATTTATGGTTTTAGTTACCAAAACTCGTGTTTTATTTTGCAGGCATTTGCAAATTCAGTAGAAAAG
It includes:
- the LOC107904315 gene encoding bidirectional sugar transporter SWEET3, which gives rise to MGDRLRLAVGIMGNASSLLLYAAPILTFTRVVRKRSTEEFSCIPYIVALSNCLLYTWYGLPVVSYKWENFPVITINGLGIILELSFIFIYLWFAPTRGKIKAGTITTMVMVIFTVTAITSAFVFHDHHHRKVFVGTIGLVASVAMYAAPLVVVKQVIMTKSVEFMPFYLSFFSFLASVLWLAYGQLSHDLLLASPNLVGLPLGILQLGLYCKYRKRGIIEEEPSKWDLEHNNIQEKPKHMQLSMNEDVNGKI
- the LOC107963069 gene encoding disease resistance protein RPV1-like isoform X2, with amino-acid sequence MSLLLSTSSSISRKKYDVFLSFRGEDTRKSFTDHLYHALNRSGIVTFRDDPKLEAGEEIAPELFKAIQQSWCSVIIFPRPMPFLVGAWRSLRRLLNKKNDKAHKVFPIFYHVDPSDLRKQKGKVEEAFAKQEERYKEDKDKIQKWRNALTEVANISGWHLNNRHESEFIKDIVKKISAKLCQTYPVVHDELVGISLPLEELYSKINIGEDDVRIIGIYGMGGIGKTTLAKVAYAEMLPHFEGKCFLADIREVSNKHGLVYLQKQLLSQIFPDECFNFFNVHKGNDIISHRLSSKKVLVVLDYVDNIQHLKCLVGRHDWFNLGSRIIVTTRDEHLLRSYRIDDVYKPTTLNLNDALRLFNLKAFDGDTMPKYDFIELSEHVVRYANGLPLALEVLGSFLCNRDIVQWRSTIERLKEDPNKEILNTLRISFDGLEEKEKNIFLDIACFFNGEKKDLVMKVLDGCKFFLDIGIDVLIKKSLIKVSDDNQYLRMHALLQEIGRKIVEKKCVDEPGKRCRLWKERDVHHVLTKKHGYRSD
- the LOC107963069 gene encoding disease resistance protein RUN1-like isoform X1, translating into MSLLLSTSSSISRKKYDVFLSFRGEDTRKSFTDHLYHALNRSGIVTFRDDPKLEAGEEIAPELFKAIQQSWCSVIIFPRPMPFLVGAWRSLRRLLNKKNDKAHKVFPIFYHVDPSDLRKQKGKVEEAFAKQEERYKEDKDKIQKWRNALTEVANISGWHLNNRHESEFIKDIVKKISAKLCQTYPVVHDELVGISLPLEELYSKINIGEDDVRIIGIYGMGGIGKTTLAKVAYAEMLPHFEGKCFLADIREVSNKHGLVYLQKQLLSQIFPDECFNFFNVHKGNDIISHRLSSKKVLVVLDYVDNIQHLKCLVGRHDWFNLGSRIIVTTRDEHLLRSYRIDDVYKPTTLNLNDALRLFNLKAFDGDTMPKYDFIELSEHVVRYANGLPLALEVLGSFLCNRDIVQWRSTIERLKEDPNKEILNTLRISFDGLEEKEKNIFLDIACFFNGEKKDLVMKVLDGCKFFLDIGIDVLIKKSLIKVSDDNQYLRMHALLQEIGRKIVEKKCVDEPGKRCRLWKERDVHHVLTKKHGKSLNKNYIQIFLFINI